One stretch of Rhodoferax lithotrophicus DNA includes these proteins:
- the uvrB gene encoding excinuclease ABC subunit UvrB: MPAPTPITLASADDAEHVRTGTFVSYPDSPFELYQPYPPAGDQPEAIQQLVDGVNDGEVFQILLGVTGSGKTFTMANTIARLGRPAIVFAPNKTLAAQLYSEFREFFPKNAVEYFVSYYDYYQPEAYVPQRDLFIEKDSAINEHIEQMRLSCTKSLLERRDVVIVATVSAIYGIGQPEAYHQMVMTLRAGDKLGQRDMIAQLVRMQYQRNDVDFSRGAFRVRGDTIDIFPAEHSEMAIRVELFDDEIESLQLFDPLTGRIRQKIPRFTVYPSSHYVTPREQVLSAVEAIKIELSDRVKEFVSQGKLVEAQRLEQRTRFDLEMLSEVGHCKGIENYSRHLSGSAPGEPPATLTDYLPKDAVMFLDESHVLIGQFGGMYNGDRSRKTTLVEYGFRLPSALDNRPLKFEEFETKMRQVIFVSATPAQWEKDHAGKVVEQLVRPTGLVDPEVEVRPATSQVDDVLQEIRIRVEKHERVLITTLTKRMAEQLTDYLSDNGVKVRYLHSDIDTVERVEILRDLRLGTFDVLVGINLLREGLDIPEVSLVAILDADKEGFLRSERSLIQTIGRAARNLEGRAILYADKITDSMQRAIGETERRRVKQLAHNQKYGITARSIVKEVRDLIDGVYSEKAGKEAEKLERDAMQRAQVEDMSEKDISREIKRLEKLMMEHARNLEFEKAARVRDQLAILKEQAFGAAGSDRLSVLVAGK, translated from the coding sequence ATGCCCGCACCGACCCCGATCACACTTGCCTCTGCCGATGATGCCGAACACGTTCGTACCGGCACCTTTGTCAGCTATCCTGATTCGCCGTTCGAGCTGTACCAGCCTTACCCCCCGGCAGGAGACCAGCCCGAAGCCATCCAGCAATTGGTGGACGGTGTCAACGATGGCGAGGTGTTCCAGATTCTGCTGGGGGTGACGGGCTCTGGCAAGACCTTCACCATGGCCAACACCATTGCCCGGTTGGGGCGGCCCGCCATTGTGTTTGCACCCAACAAAACGCTGGCGGCGCAGCTGTACAGCGAGTTCCGCGAGTTTTTTCCCAAGAACGCGGTGGAATACTTCGTCAGCTACTACGATTACTACCAGCCCGAGGCCTATGTGCCGCAGCGTGATTTGTTCATTGAAAAAGACAGCGCCATCAACGAGCACATCGAACAAATGCGCTTGAGCTGTACCAAGAGCCTGCTGGAGCGGCGCGATGTGGTGATCGTCGCCACCGTCTCGGCCATCTACGGCATTGGCCAGCCCGAGGCGTACCACCAGATGGTGATGACGCTGCGGGCCGGCGACAAGCTGGGCCAGCGCGACATGATTGCCCAGCTGGTGCGCATGCAGTACCAGCGCAACGATGTGGACTTTTCACGCGGTGCGTTTCGCGTGCGCGGCGACACCATCGACATCTTTCCGGCCGAACACTCCGAGATGGCGATTCGCGTGGAGTTGTTTGACGACGAGATCGAATCACTGCAACTGTTTGACCCGCTCACCGGGCGCATCCGGCAAAAGATTCCACGCTTTACCGTCTACCCCAGCAGCCATTACGTCACGCCCCGAGAGCAAGTGCTGTCTGCGGTGGAAGCTATCAAAATTGAACTCAGCGACCGGGTCAAAGAATTCGTCAGCCAGGGCAAGCTGGTCGAGGCGCAACGCCTGGAGCAGCGCACCCGGTTTGACCTGGAGATGCTCAGCGAGGTGGGCCACTGCAAGGGTATTGAAAACTACTCGCGGCACTTGTCTGGCTCGGCCCCCGGTGAGCCGCCTGCGACGCTGACCGATTATTTGCCCAAAGATGCAGTGATGTTTCTGGACGAATCCCATGTGTTGATTGGCCAGTTTGGTGGCATGTACAACGGCGACCGTTCGCGCAAGACCACGCTGGTGGAGTACGGTTTTCGTCTGCCCAGCGCGCTGGACAACCGGCCGCTCAAGTTTGAAGAGTTCGAGACCAAGATGCGTCAGGTGATCTTTGTCTCGGCCACGCCCGCACAGTGGGAAAAAGACCACGCGGGAAAGGTGGTGGAGCAGCTGGTGCGCCCCACCGGTCTGGTGGACCCCGAAGTCGAGGTGCGCCCAGCGACCTCCCAGGTCGATGATGTGCTGCAGGAAATCCGCATCCGCGTCGAGAAACACGAGCGTGTGCTGATCACCACCCTGACCAAACGCATGGCCGAACAGTTGACGGATTATTTGAGTGACAACGGTGTCAAGGTGCGCTATCTGCACAGCGACATTGACACGGTGGAGAGGGTGGAAATTCTGCGTGACCTGCGCCTGGGCACCTTTGATGTGTTGGTGGGCATCAACTTGTTGCGTGAAGGGCTGGACATTCCCGAGGTGTCGCTGGTGGCGATTCTGGATGCCGACAAGGAAGGTTTTTTGCGCTCCGAGCGCTCATTGATTCAAACCATTGGTCGTGCCGCCCGCAATCTGGAGGGCAGGGCGATTTTGTATGCGGACAAGATCACCGATTCCATGCAACGTGCCATTGGCGAAACCGAGCGTCGCCGGGTCAAGCAACTGGCGCACAATCAAAAGTATGGCATCACCGCCCGTTCCATCGTGAAAGAGGTGCGTGACCTGATTGATGGCGTATACAGCGAAAAAGCTGGCAAAGAGGCTGAAAAGCTGGAGCGTGACGCCATGCAGCGCGCCCAGGTGGAAGACATGAGTGAAAAAGATATTTCGCGTGAAATCAAGCGGCTTGAAAAACTCATGATGGAACACGCTCGTAATCTTGAGTTTGAAAAAGCGGCACGGGTGCGGGATCAACTGGCCATTCTGAAAGAGCAGGCTTTTGGTGCTGCGGGGAGTGATCGTTTGTCAGTGCTGGTGGCAGGCAAATAA
- a CDS encoding Fe-S cluster assembly transcription factor: MRLTTKGRFAVTAMIDLGLRQSAGPVTLAAISQRQQISLSYLEQLFGKLRRNQLVESTRGPGGGYTLARSPADITVAEIITSVDEPMDATQCGGKENCLGENARCMTHELWASLNVKMVEFLDSVSLQKLVDDQIAKGFELEEKPTLKRAISSMPVMQPIRVNAPNSVFALGASFAKM, encoded by the coding sequence ATGCGCCTCACTACCAAAGGTCGTTTCGCGGTCACAGCGATGATTGATCTGGGCTTGCGCCAGTCGGCTGGCCCTGTCACACTGGCCGCCATCAGCCAGCGCCAGCAAATTTCCCTGTCTTATCTGGAGCAGCTTTTTGGCAAGCTTCGGCGTAATCAGTTGGTCGAGTCTACCCGTGGTCCAGGCGGCGGCTACACCTTGGCGCGTTCGCCTGCAGACATCACTGTGGCCGAGATCATCACCTCGGTGGATGAGCCGATGGATGCCACACAGTGCGGCGGTAAGGAAAACTGTCTGGGCGAAAACGCCCGCTGTATGACGCATGAGCTGTGGGCATCACTCAATGTCAAGATGGTGGAGTTTCTGGATTCGGTCAGTTTGCAAAAGTTGGTTGACGATCAAATCGCCAAAGGTTTTGAACTGGAAGAAAAGCCAACGCTCAAGCGGGCCATTTCCAGCATGCCAGTGATGCAGCCGATTCGTGTCAATGCACCCAATTCCGTGTTTGCGCTGGGTGCCAGTTTCGCCAAGATGTAA
- a CDS encoding IscS subfamily cysteine desulfurase — protein MDSTPHFPIYMDYSATNPCDQRVVDAMIPWLREHFGNPASRSHAWGWEAEAAIEKAREQVAALIGADPREIVWTSGATESNNLALKGAAHFYQTKGKHIITVKTEHKAVLDTCRELERQGFEVTYLDVQADGLVNLESFKAAIRPDTILASVMFVNNEIGVIQDVAAIGAICREKGVIFHVDAAQATGRVAFDISKLPIDLMSLTSHKTYGPKGIGALFVRRKPRIRIEAQMHGGGHERGMRSGTLPTHQIVGMGEAYRIAKEEMAAELVKIQALHDRMVKGLQDIEQVFINGHLTQRVPHNLNISFNYVEGESLIMGIKGLAVSSGSACTSASLEPSYVLRALGRSDELAHSSLRMTIGRWTTEEEIDYAVATIKENVARLRELSPLWDMYKEGIDISTIQWAEH, from the coding sequence ATGGACAGCACGCCACACTTTCCCATCTACATGGATTACAGCGCCACCAACCCCTGCGACCAGCGGGTGGTGGATGCCATGATTCCCTGGCTCCGTGAGCATTTTGGCAATCCCGCCTCGCGTAGTCACGCCTGGGGCTGGGAGGCCGAGGCGGCCATCGAAAAAGCACGTGAACAAGTGGCGGCCCTGATTGGGGCGGACCCTCGTGAAATTGTCTGGACCAGTGGTGCCACCGAATCCAACAACCTGGCCCTCAAGGGTGCGGCACATTTTTACCAAACCAAAGGCAAACACATCATCACCGTCAAGACCGAGCACAAAGCCGTGCTGGATACTTGCCGTGAGCTGGAGCGCCAGGGGTTTGAGGTGACTTATCTGGATGTGCAAGCGGACGGCTTGGTGAATCTGGAGTCCTTCAAGGCCGCGATTCGGCCAGACACCATTTTGGCCAGCGTGATGTTTGTCAACAATGAAATTGGTGTGATTCAAGACGTGGCGGCCATTGGTGCGATTTGCCGCGAAAAGGGTGTGATTTTCCATGTGGATGCTGCCCAGGCCACCGGTCGTGTGGCGTTTGATATCAGCAAGCTGCCCATTGATTTGATGAGCCTGACTTCGCACAAAACCTACGGCCCCAAAGGTATTGGTGCGCTGTTTGTGCGCCGCAAGCCGCGCATCCGTATTGAGGCCCAAATGCACGGTGGTGGTCATGAGCGTGGTATGCGTTCGGGCACCTTGCCCACGCACCAGATTGTGGGTATGGGCGAGGCCTACCGTATTGCCAAAGAAGAAATGGCCGCAGAGCTGGTCAAGATTCAGGCTCTGCATGACCGCATGGTCAAAGGGCTGCAAGACATTGAGCAAGTGTTCATCAACGGTCACCTGACGCAACGTGTGCCGCACAACCTGAACATCAGCTTCAACTATGTTGAGGGTGAATCCTTGATCATGGGCATCAAGGGTTTGGCCGTCAGCAGCGGCTCGGCCTGTACGTCGGCCAGTCTGGAGCCCAGCTACGTGCTGCGTGCACTGGGTCGCAGCGACGAGCTGGCTCACAGCAGCTTGCGCATGACGATTGGCCGCTGGACGACCGAAGAAGAAATTGACTACGCTGTCGCCACCATCAAGGAAAACGTGGCCCGCTTGCGGGAACTCAGTCCACTGTGGGACATGTACAAGGAAGGCATCGACATCAGCACCATCCAATGGGCTGAGCATTGA
- the iscU gene encoding Fe-S cluster assembly scaffold IscU: MAYSEKVVDHYENPRNVGSFDKGDESVGTGMVGAPACGDVMKLQIKVNPETGVIEDARFKTYGCGSAIASSSLVTEWVKGKTLDQASALKNSEIAEELALPPVKIHCSILAEDAIKAAVNDYRQKHTQGQPA; the protein is encoded by the coding sequence ATGGCATATTCTGAAAAAGTGGTAGACCACTACGAAAACCCCCGCAATGTGGGCTCGTTTGATAAAGGTGACGAGTCAGTGGGTACCGGTATGGTGGGTGCACCAGCTTGTGGGGATGTGATGAAGCTGCAAATCAAGGTCAACCCCGAGACCGGCGTGATCGAAGACGCACGCTTCAAAACCTATGGCTGCGGCTCGGCTATTGCCTCAAGCTCGTTGGTCACTGAATGGGTCAAGGGCAAGACGCTGGATCAGGCTTCTGCATTAAAAAACAGTGAGATTGCCGAAGAACTGGCCTTGCCACCTGTCAAAATCCATTGTTCTATTTTGGCTGAGGATGCAATCAAGGCGGCGGTCAATGACTATCGTCAAAAACACACTCAAGGTCAACCGGCTTAA
- the iscA gene encoding iron-sulfur cluster assembly protein IscA, with product MAITLTEPAARHVTRYLTKRGQGVGVRLGVKTTGCSGMAYKLEYVDEIGPEDMVFEGFGVKVLVDPKSFAYLDGTELDFVREGLNEGFKFNNPKERDRCGCGESFRV from the coding sequence ATGGCTATCACGCTGACCGAACCCGCTGCCCGGCATGTGACCCGCTATCTGACCAAACGTGGTCAAGGTGTGGGTGTGCGCCTGGGTGTCAAAACCACCGGGTGTTCCGGTATGGCCTACAAACTGGAATACGTCGACGAAATCGGCCCGGAAGACATGGTATTCGAAGGCTTTGGTGTGAAAGTATTGGTAGACCCCAAAAGCTTTGCCTACCTGGACGGTACCGAGCTGGACTTTGTGCGTGAAGGCCTCAATGAAGGCTTCAAGTTCAACAACCCAAAAGAACGTGACCGCTGCGGCTGCGGCGAATCTTTTCGTGTTTAA
- the hscB gene encoding Fe-S protein assembly co-chaperone HscB → MKSLQSNDFELFALEPRFQQDRAVLDARWKDLQRQAHPDKFADQGAAAQRVAMQWSVRINEAYQRLKDPLKRAAYLCELHDAPVNAENNTAMPAAFLMQQMEWREALDDAHSAEDLERISLQCRQAVREVLQKIEQLLDQSKDYTAAVAQVRALMFIERFTADVNARLDQLDL, encoded by the coding sequence ATGAAATCTCTCCAATCCAACGACTTTGAGCTGTTTGCTCTGGAGCCGCGCTTCCAGCAAGACCGTGCGGTGCTTGACGCGCGCTGGAAAGACCTGCAACGCCAGGCGCACCCGGACAAATTTGCTGACCAAGGCGCTGCCGCCCAGCGCGTGGCCATGCAATGGTCGGTGCGCATCAACGAGGCCTACCAGCGCCTGAAAGACCCGCTCAAACGCGCGGCCTACTTGTGCGAATTGCATGACGCACCTGTCAACGCAGAGAACAACACCGCCATGCCAGCCGCATTTTTGATGCAGCAAATGGAATGGCGCGAGGCCCTGGACGATGCCCATAGCGCCGAAGATTTAGAGAGAATCAGCCTCCAGTGCAGACAGGCTGTGCGCGAGGTGCTACAAAAAATAGAGCAACTGCTGGACCAGTCCAAGGACTACACCGCCGCCGTGGCGCAGGTCAGGGCGCTGATGTTCATTGAGCGATTTACCGCAGATGTCAACGCCCGGCTGGACCAACTCGATCTTTAA